The Stappia sp. genome window below encodes:
- a CDS encoding aldehyde dehydrogenase has product MKLPLADSDIRQTVTALIDGVPVRGGGAEIPVFYPATGGRVATLVEDEAADIDRAVAAARRAFDRGPWPRLGVEERQDRLCRFSEVIEANIPLLAGLECLDTGKPMRDLLTRYLKRTARCFRFFAEYIGQSSGVVYDQVKGYRTVVAREPIGVAALLAPWNSPISLGSMKVAAALAFGNTCVLKPSEQTPSALVRLVELLHEAGLPEGAVNVVNGRGPVTGAALVAHPDVDLVSFTGGTETGRAIMASAARNLIPCMTELGGKSANIVFASADLDQALDGALLGIYTNAGQQCLAGSRILVERPVFDAFVARFAERAERIRLGDPTDDATEMGPVASEQHMNRVLSYAELARNEGGRLVTGGVRDESLGNGYFVRPTAVVAASNETRVAQEEIFGPFATFLPFDGIEEAVAIANGTDFGLMSYVWSDHLPTVNAVVPRLRSGGVMVNASMMRDLRAPFGGFKESGVGREGGAACERFYTHEKFVSTRLAPGPLRQLGAA; this is encoded by the coding sequence ATGAAGCTGCCGCTTGCTGACAGCGACATCCGGCAGACCGTGACGGCGCTGATCGATGGGGTGCCGGTGCGCGGCGGTGGGGCCGAGATCCCGGTCTTCTATCCGGCAACCGGCGGCCGGGTCGCGACGCTGGTCGAGGACGAGGCCGCCGATATCGACCGCGCCGTCGCCGCGGCGCGCCGCGCCTTCGATCGCGGACCGTGGCCGCGTCTCGGCGTCGAGGAGCGGCAAGACCGTCTCTGCCGGTTCTCCGAGGTCATCGAGGCCAACATCCCGCTTCTCGCCGGCCTCGAATGCCTCGACACCGGCAAGCCCATGCGCGATCTCCTGACGCGCTATCTGAAGCGCACGGCGCGTTGCTTCCGTTTCTTCGCCGAGTATATCGGCCAGTCTTCCGGTGTCGTCTACGACCAGGTGAAAGGCTATCGCACGGTCGTGGCGCGTGAGCCCATCGGCGTCGCCGCCCTGCTCGCGCCGTGGAATTCTCCGATTTCGCTCGGCTCCATGAAAGTCGCCGCCGCGCTGGCATTCGGCAATACCTGCGTGCTGAAGCCGTCCGAGCAGACGCCCTCGGCGCTTGTCCGCCTGGTGGAACTCCTGCACGAGGCGGGGCTGCCGGAGGGCGCCGTCAATGTCGTCAATGGACGCGGGCCGGTGACGGGTGCGGCGCTCGTTGCGCATCCGGACGTCGACCTGGTCTCCTTCACCGGGGGCACGGAGACCGGCCGCGCCATCATGGCGTCCGCGGCCCGCAATCTCATACCCTGCATGACGGAACTCGGCGGCAAGTCCGCCAACATCGTCTTCGCCTCCGCCGATCTCGACCAGGCGCTCGATGGCGCGCTGCTCGGCATCTACACCAATGCCGGTCAGCAATGTCTCGCCGGCTCGCGCATCCTGGTGGAGCGGCCGGTCTTCGACGCCTTCGTGGCGCGGTTCGCCGAGCGGGCCGAGCGTATCCGGCTCGGCGATCCGACCGACGATGCGACCGAGATGGGGCCGGTGGCCTCCGAGCAGCATATGAACCGCGTCCTGTCCTATGCCGAACTCGCGCGGAACGAGGGCGGCCGGCTCGTGACGGGCGGTGTCCGCGACGAGAGCCTGGGCAATGGCTATTTCGTCAGGCCGACGGCCGTGGTCGCCGCGTCCAACGAGACGCGCGTGGCGCAGGAGGAAATCTTCGGCCCCTTCGCGACCTTCCTGCCCTTCGACGGGATCGAGGAGGCGGTGGCAATCGCCAACGGCACCGATTTCGGCCTCATGTCCTATGTGTGGTCGGACCATCTGCCGACCGTCAACGCCGTCGTTCCGCGCCTGCGGTCCGGTGGTGTCATGGTCAACGCGAGCATGATGCGCGACCTGCGCGCGCCCTTTGGCGGCTTCAAGGAATCGGGTGTCGGCCGCGAGGGCGGCGCGGCCTGCGAGCGCTTCTACACGCATGAGAAATTCGTCTCCACCCGGCTCGCGCCGGGGCCGTTGCGTCAGCTCGGCGCGGCTTAG
- a CDS encoding UbiD family decarboxylase, whose amino-acid sequence MAQARDDGHAADDRTGGQRFDVAYSDLRDWIAEAEALGELEVLTGVDWQEGIGAATELVSHSDTTPALLFDEIPGHAKGFRVLTNIFGGQRKAMTLGFPAHYDKQALSNGFSEIYRPNDTLIPPAIVDTGPILDHVLEGDAVDLDIFPTPFWHPGDGGRYIGTGSFNLTRDPDSGWLNLGCYRVMLNDRQSLSYNAGPGKHGRLHHQKYAARGEHMPVAIVVGGDPLTFLLSGIEAPAEISEYDIAGGMRGRPLELVRGRHTGLPFPANAEIVIEGFVDPEAVVPEGPFGDWTGTYTEAGRKRPLVRVSAIYHRKDPILLGFIPQSLPDEYSRFRAITRTAIVRRNIEASGIPGIAGVWCHEVGGARMLTVVAIEQRHPGHARQAGHIACQCHAGAYGGKWVIVVDDDIDPSNLDEVIWAALTRSDPVTSTDFIRGAWTSPADPRIPPEQRAAGDITNSRMIIDACIPFHWRDRFPASSRPTPEQRAAARARFGHLLR is encoded by the coding sequence ATGGCTCAGGCACGCGACGACGGTCACGCTGCGGACGATCGAACCGGCGGGCAGCGCTTCGACGTCGCCTATTCGGATCTGCGCGACTGGATCGCCGAGGCCGAGGCACTGGGGGAACTGGAGGTGCTGACCGGCGTCGACTGGCAGGAGGGCATCGGCGCGGCCACGGAACTCGTCAGCCATTCCGACACAACGCCGGCCCTTCTGTTCGACGAGATCCCGGGCCACGCCAAGGGCTTCCGGGTGCTCACCAACATCTTCGGCGGCCAGCGCAAGGCAATGACGCTGGGCTTTCCCGCCCATTACGACAAGCAGGCGCTGAGCAACGGCTTTTCCGAGATCTACCGGCCGAACGACACCCTGATCCCGCCGGCGATCGTGGACACCGGACCGATCCTGGACCATGTGCTGGAGGGCGACGCGGTCGACCTCGACATCTTCCCGACACCCTTCTGGCATCCGGGAGACGGCGGCCGATATATCGGAACCGGCAGCTTCAACCTGACCCGCGATCCCGACAGCGGCTGGCTCAATCTCGGCTGCTACAGGGTGATGCTGAACGACCGCCAGAGCCTGTCCTACAACGCCGGACCGGGCAAGCACGGCCGCCTGCACCATCAGAAATATGCCGCGCGCGGCGAACATATGCCGGTCGCCATCGTCGTCGGCGGCGATCCCCTCACCTTCCTTCTTTCCGGCATCGAGGCGCCGGCCGAGATCAGCGAATACGACATTGCCGGGGGCATGCGGGGCCGGCCGCTCGAACTCGTCCGCGGCCGCCACACCGGCCTGCCCTTCCCCGCCAATGCCGAAATCGTCATCGAGGGTTTCGTCGACCCCGAGGCCGTGGTGCCCGAGGGACCGTTCGGAGACTGGACCGGCACCTATACGGAAGCCGGCCGCAAGCGCCCGCTGGTCCGGGTTTCTGCGATCTATCACCGCAAGGATCCGATCCTGCTCGGCTTCATTCCCCAGAGCCTGCCGGACGAATACTCGCGTTTCCGGGCGATCACGCGGACGGCAATCGTGCGGCGCAACATCGAGGCAAGCGGCATTCCCGGCATAGCGGGCGTATGGTGCCATGAAGTGGGCGGCGCCCGCATGCTCACCGTCGTCGCCATCGAGCAGCGCCATCCCGGCCACGCGCGTCAGGCCGGCCACATTGCCTGTCAGTGTCATGCCGGCGCCTATGGCGGCAAATGGGTGATCGTCGTCGACGACGATATCGATCCGTCCAACCTGGACGAGGTGATCTGGGCGGCGCTCACCCGCTCGGATCCGGTAACATCCACCGACTTCATCCGCGGGGCATGGACGTCGCCGGCCGATCCGCGCATTCCGCCGGAGCAGCGGGCGGCCGGCGATATCACCAATTCCCGGATGATCATCGACGCCTGCATCCCGTTTCACTGGCGCGACCGGTTTCCCGCGAGTTCCCGGCCGACGCCGGAACAGCGCGCCGCGGCCAGGGCGCGTTTCGGTCATCTCCTGCGATGA
- a CDS encoding GntR family transcriptional regulator — protein MPIAKSRTSLFPAVAGTGTDPSPAPPPQGTPARAGGEPAGGEIPRYHRLYAALRQKIVAGVWPPPRPLPTEAELAAFYGVSRVTVRRAMVLLEEQSLIWRQRGRGTFVNDAVLGGGDRSNFGGLLENINDFQLVTTVEPIRFATLAANAEVARRLEVAGGSDVLQVVRVRHRPDGPISHVTCHVRFPEADSIDPDLLGNRPVLAALEAAGIRVDRVEQGLSAVNAEGEVAERLDVPVGTALISMWRVVRDTVGRPVQFIRSLYRPDRYEYRVGLSRHAGATPPRWVPLD, from the coding sequence ATGCCGATCGCGAAATCCCGGACCTCACTCTTCCCGGCCGTGGCCGGGACGGGCACCGACCCGAGTCCCGCGCCCCCGCCGCAGGGCACGCCGGCCAGGGCCGGCGGCGAACCGGCCGGCGGCGAGATCCCGCGTTACCACCGGCTCTATGCCGCCTTGCGTCAGAAGATCGTCGCCGGCGTCTGGCCGCCGCCGCGGCCCTTGCCGACGGAAGCGGAACTCGCCGCCTTCTATGGCGTGTCGCGCGTGACCGTTCGCAGGGCCATGGTGCTTCTAGAGGAGCAGAGCCTCATCTGGCGCCAGCGCGGCCGCGGCACCTTCGTCAACGATGCCGTCCTGGGCGGCGGCGACCGGTCGAACTTCGGCGGCTTGCTTGAGAACATCAACGACTTCCAGCTTGTCACGACCGTCGAGCCGATCCGCTTTGCCACCCTTGCCGCCAATGCGGAGGTGGCACGGCGCCTGGAAGTGGCGGGCGGTTCGGACGTTCTCCAGGTCGTGCGTGTCCGGCACCGCCCGGATGGCCCGATCTCGCATGTCACCTGTCATGTGCGCTTCCCGGAAGCCGACAGCATCGACCCGGATCTGCTCGGCAACCGCCCGGTGCTCGCCGCGCTGGAAGCCGCCGGCATCCGCGTCGACCGGGTCGAGCAGGGCCTGTCCGCCGTCAATGCCGAGGGGGAGGTCGCCGAGCGCCTCGACGTGCCGGTCGGCACGGCGTTGATCTCCATGTGGCGCGTCGTGCGCGACACGGTCGGCCGGCCCGTTCAGTTCATCCGCTCGCTCTACCGGCCGGACCGGTACGAATACCGCGTGGGGCTGTCGCGCCATGCCGGGGCGACACCGCCACGCTGGGTGCCGCTCGACTGA
- a CDS encoding NAD(P)-dependent oxidoreductase has product MPSVGIVGLGRMGMGIALSLLRAGFDVQGVDANPATAEAGRRAGVTLRARPADLARCCDLIVVMVGFEAEVELVLFGDGGLVPAAPAGLIIAIASTVPPAAIKRLGARLADTGVVLVDAPVSRGEAAAADGTLLMFAGGPDAAVAACRPVFQSFCSDIVHVGPLGGGQTAKMISNMILWACLTATVEGLDLAEAMGVDRERLRAALALGSADNWALRTRADERGMLWAEKDLMILLSEADAARRALPLAGALKEAVKALKIARGLPMPD; this is encoded by the coding sequence ATGCCGTCTGTCGGGATCGTCGGGTTGGGGCGGATGGGGATGGGGATCGCTCTATCCTTGCTCCGTGCCGGCTTCGACGTGCAGGGCGTGGACGCAAACCCGGCAACGGCCGAGGCCGGGCGGCGTGCCGGCGTGACACTTCGTGCCAGACCTGCCGACCTCGCCCGGTGCTGCGACCTGATCGTGGTGATGGTCGGCTTCGAGGCGGAGGTGGAGCTGGTCCTGTTCGGTGACGGCGGTCTGGTCCCCGCTGCCCCGGCCGGCCTGATCATCGCGATCGCGTCGACCGTTCCGCCCGCCGCGATCAAGCGACTGGGCGCGCGTCTTGCCGACACGGGGGTCGTGCTGGTCGACGCGCCGGTCTCGCGCGGCGAGGCGGCGGCCGCCGACGGCACACTCCTGATGTTTGCCGGCGGCCCGGATGCGGCGGTCGCCGCCTGTCGCCCGGTCTTCCAGAGCTTTTGTTCCGACATCGTTCATGTCGGTCCGCTCGGTGGCGGCCAGACCGCCAAGATGATCAGCAACATGATCCTCTGGGCCTGCCTCACGGCCACGGTCGAGGGGCTCGATCTCGCCGAGGCCATGGGTGTCGACCGGGAGCGCCTTCGCGCGGCGCTGGCGCTTGGCAGTGCCGACAATTGGGCCTTGCGCACCCGCGCCGACGAACGCGGCATGCTGTGGGCGGAGAAGGATCTGATGATCCTGCTGTCCGAGGCCGATGCCGCCCGGCGCGCCCTCCCGCTCGCCGGAGCGCTGAAGGAGGCGGTCAAGGCCCTCAAGATCGCACGCGGTCTGCCAATGCCGGACTGA
- a CDS encoding FAD-dependent oxidoreductase, which produces MMSGARHAAIANRVIVAGAGPVGLSVAVALADRGVPVLVLEKRDSLTAASKASTFHPSTLEILDALGVIEPILAEGQRIDRIQYRTIDAGIIAEYDLGLLAGETRYPFRLHLEQSRVTPLLLARLSGHEHAEVRFGAEVADAVNEGGGVAVTVVGSAVSETVRGRYLIAADGARSAIRDRLGIAFDGSAYSTKVLRLMTDMDLEAWLPGLAPVTYVFNGEASISLLRMPDCWRIILRLPVSVPDEEALQPDWMLARLREVLPMADGLPPLLNTDIYSASKRVASRYRDGAIFLAGDSVHVTNTRGGMNMNCGLHDAWQLAAAMTEAMKTGRHAALDAYAEERHRIATDFLIPRTDRSVGDAATWLETVSARAADPEATRAFLVEGAMLDIAPRPFGAGARSGEAAQ; this is translated from the coding sequence ATGATGTCAGGCGCGCGACATGCCGCCATCGCGAACCGGGTCATCGTTGCGGGGGCGGGGCCGGTCGGACTATCCGTTGCCGTCGCGCTGGCCGATCGCGGTGTGCCGGTCCTCGTTCTTGAAAAGCGCGACAGCCTGACGGCCGCCTCGAAGGCGTCCACCTTTCATCCGTCGACGCTCGAGATCCTCGATGCGCTCGGCGTCATCGAGCCGATCCTGGCGGAAGGCCAGCGCATCGACCGGATCCAGTATCGCACGATCGATGCGGGGATCATCGCCGAATACGATCTCGGGCTTCTGGCCGGCGAGACGCGCTATCCGTTCCGCCTGCATCTCGAGCAGTCGCGTGTCACGCCGCTTCTTCTGGCCCGCCTTTCCGGCCACGAACACGCCGAAGTCCGCTTCGGTGCCGAGGTCGCCGACGCCGTGAACGAGGGCGGGGGCGTGGCGGTCACGGTCGTGGGCTCTGCCGTCTCCGAAACCGTGCGCGGCCGGTATCTGATTGCCGCCGACGGTGCCCGTTCGGCCATTCGCGACCGGCTGGGGATTGCCTTCGACGGCAGCGCCTATTCCACCAAGGTGCTGCGCCTGATGACAGATATGGACCTTGAGGCCTGGCTGCCGGGTCTGGCGCCGGTCACCTATGTGTTCAACGGCGAGGCGTCGATCAGCCTGCTTCGCATGCCGGATTGCTGGCGCATCATCCTTCGCCTGCCGGTCTCCGTGCCCGACGAGGAGGCGCTGCAACCCGACTGGATGCTGGCGCGGCTGCGCGAGGTTCTGCCGATGGCCGACGGGCTGCCGCCACTGCTCAATACCGACATCTATTCGGCGTCGAAGCGTGTTGCGTCGCGCTATAGGGACGGTGCGATCTTTCTCGCCGGCGACAGCGTGCACGTCACCAATACGCGCGGCGGCATGAACATGAATTGCGGGCTGCACGATGCCTGGCAACTCGCCGCCGCCATGACCGAGGCGATGAAGACCGGTCGTCATGCCGCTCTCGACGCCTATGCCGAGGAACGCCACCGCATCGCCACCGACTTTCTGATCCCGCGCACCGACCGCAGCGTCGGGGATGCTGCCACGTGGCTGGAAACCGTCAGCGCCCGCGCCGCCGATCCGGAGGCGACCCGCGCCTTTCTCGTGGAAGGCGCCATGCTCGATATCGCGCCGCGCCCCTTCGGCGCCGGTGCCAGGTCAGGGGAGGCCGCGCAATGA
- a CDS encoding LysR substrate-binding domain-containing protein encodes MDQIRNLNSLQIFFVVSELKSVSAAARALTTSQSAVSYHIKKLENDLGVLLFDRRFDGLEPTAFGSLLASHVGKGFAEIRAGLNNIASLRNAREVCVAMVPMFASRWLAPRIAHFWEAHSDVQLSFVHHGNNYTELPRGTLNADMGVQWGLGRWPGFTAQEIFADDLVVVCSPVYLERTRIGTEADLAHCRLLHVNDHDLWGEWFADVLGFPPDPRNRMLLEDRSFQLSSTLNGVGVSLMVKSFVQDELSAGTLVNPLGRTYPTQCRYYLVQPENFALSGPARKFRSWLLQATKGQSGRSIHTLPGATPAH; translated from the coding sequence TTGGATCAGATCAGAAACCTGAATTCCCTTCAGATTTTCTTTGTCGTTTCGGAGTTGAAGAGCGTCAGTGCAGCGGCACGGGCCCTGACGACCAGCCAAAGCGCGGTCAGCTATCATATCAAGAAATTAGAGAACGACCTCGGCGTGCTGCTGTTCGACAGGCGCTTCGACGGGCTGGAGCCGACCGCTTTCGGCAGCCTGCTCGCCAGCCATGTCGGCAAGGGATTTGCCGAAATCCGGGCAGGGCTCAACAACATCGCCAGCCTGCGCAATGCGCGCGAGGTCTGTGTGGCCATGGTTCCAATGTTCGCCAGCCGCTGGCTGGCCCCGCGCATTGCCCATTTCTGGGAGGCCCATTCCGATGTCCAGCTGAGCTTCGTTCATCATGGCAACAATTACACCGAGCTGCCGCGGGGCACCCTGAATGCGGACATGGGCGTGCAATGGGGGCTTGGCAGATGGCCCGGTTTCACCGCGCAGGAGATTTTCGCCGACGACCTGGTCGTTGTCTGCAGCCCCGTCTATCTGGAGCGGACCCGTATCGGGACGGAGGCCGACCTTGCCCATTGCCGGCTGCTGCATGTCAACGATCACGACCTGTGGGGCGAATGGTTCGCGGATGTGCTCGGTTTCCCGCCCGACCCCCGGAACCGGATGCTGCTGGAGGACCGGAGTTTCCAGCTCAGCTCCACCCTGAACGGCGTCGGCGTCTCGCTGATGGTGAAAAGCTTCGTACAGGATGAATTGTCCGCCGGCACCCTGGTCAACCCGCTGGGGCGCACCTATCCGACGCAGTGTCGCTACTATCTGGTCCAACCGGAGAATTTCGCCCTGTCCGGGCCGGCCAGGAAATTCCGGTCGTGGCTGTTGCAAGCGACCAAGGGGCAGAGCGGTCGGTCGATCCACACCCTGCCCGGTGCAACGCCGGCACACTAG
- a CDS encoding tripartite tricarboxylate transporter permease, protein MYDLILSSLAAVLAWPAIGYLLFGTILGLYFGAVPGLSGLVGMAILLPFTFTMEPVAAFAFLLGMYAVTTTSDTLASVLLGIPGTSASQATILDGYPLAKKGEAARALGAAFFVSAAGGLLGALFLGLSIPILQPVILAFAQPEFLMLGVLALTMVASLSGGSILLGLISALFGLLISYIGYSPTDAIPRYTFDVIYLFEGLPLIPVILGLFALPELLALAVGNTSISRVDKTETRSRMLDGVRDAIRNWWLVLRSSAIGCYVGLLPGLGGSIVDWIAYGHVVQSSRDKSRFGEGDIRGVIAPEAANNAQKGAALIPTVTFGIPGSAPMAILLGALLIQGLQPGPQMLTTKLDITFSMMWTMVIANVVGAGLLFLFGRYLVRLTFVPGHLIVPGVCLFLFMGAWLATSNMGDWGALLLFGTFGYLMKRGGIPRAPLVLGIILGPIMENALAISLSAYNGYGWIGRPIVMVLAAMVVVSLGYAIWSHVRRENSAPADSSGARVPRPGAVAARPVDQLLPLVILTGVFVAAAVLAADWPANSARFPVMTGTPGAVLAVAALAVALRHLQADRAAGRGLGTPPQPLGRVLHFALWMLAIVGVTILLGQRVALPLFAGLYLLVWGGYGWKVAVPYALGCLAVLMLVFDQVVAVSWYPALLLR, encoded by the coding sequence ATGTACGACCTGATCCTGAGCAGCCTTGCGGCCGTCCTGGCCTGGCCGGCCATTGGCTATCTTCTGTTCGGCACGATCCTGGGCCTCTATTTCGGCGCGGTGCCGGGCCTGTCCGGCCTCGTCGGCATGGCGATCCTGCTGCCCTTCACCTTCACCATGGAGCCGGTCGCCGCCTTCGCCTTCCTGCTCGGCATGTACGCGGTCACCACGACGAGCGACACGCTGGCCTCGGTGCTGCTCGGCATTCCCGGCACGTCCGCATCCCAGGCCACCATCCTTGACGGGTATCCACTGGCAAAGAAGGGCGAGGCGGCGCGCGCGCTCGGCGCCGCCTTCTTCGTCTCCGCTGCCGGGGGGCTGCTCGGCGCGCTGTTCCTCGGCCTGTCGATCCCGATCCTGCAGCCGGTCATTCTCGCCTTCGCCCAGCCGGAATTCCTCATGCTCGGCGTTCTGGCGCTCACCATGGTGGCGTCGCTGTCGGGGGGCTCGATCCTGCTCGGCCTCATCTCCGCCCTCTTCGGGCTGCTGATTTCGTATATCGGTTATTCGCCGACCGACGCGATCCCGCGCTACACCTTCGATGTCATCTATCTGTTCGAGGGCCTGCCGCTGATTCCCGTGATCCTCGGCCTGTTCGCCCTGCCGGAACTGCTGGCGCTGGCCGTCGGCAATACCTCCATCTCCCGCGTCGACAAGACCGAGACGCGCTCGCGCATGCTCGACGGGGTGCGCGATGCCATTCGCAACTGGTGGCTCGTCCTGCGCTCCAGCGCGATCGGCTGTTACGTGGGACTGCTGCCGGGGCTCGGCGGCTCCATTGTCGACTGGATCGCCTACGGCCACGTCGTGCAGAGCTCCCGGGACAAGAGCAGGTTCGGCGAGGGCGACATCCGGGGCGTGATCGCGCCGGAAGCGGCCAACAACGCCCAGAAGGGCGCCGCCCTCATCCCGACGGTCACCTTCGGTATTCCCGGCAGCGCGCCGATGGCGATCCTGCTCGGCGCCCTGCTCATCCAGGGCCTGCAGCCGGGCCCGCAGATGCTGACCACCAAGCTCGACATCACCTTTTCCATGATGTGGACGATGGTGATCGCCAATGTGGTCGGGGCCGGGCTTCTGTTCCTGTTCGGCCGCTATCTCGTCCGGCTCACCTTCGTGCCCGGCCATCTCATCGTGCCGGGCGTCTGCCTGTTCCTGTTCATGGGGGCCTGGCTTGCCACCAGCAACATGGGCGACTGGGGCGCGCTGCTCCTGTTCGGCACGTTCGGCTATCTGATGAAGCGCGGTGGCATCCCGCGCGCGCCGCTGGTGCTCGGCATCATTCTCGGCCCGATCATGGAAAACGCACTCGCCATCTCGCTGTCCGCCTACAACGGCTATGGCTGGATCGGTCGGCCGATCGTCATGGTGCTCGCCGCGATGGTCGTCGTATCGCTCGGCTATGCGATCTGGAGCCATGTCCGGCGAGAGAACTCCGCTCCGGCGGATAGCTCAGGCGCGCGCGTGCCGCGACCGGGCGCGGTTGCGGCGCGGCCGGTCGATCAGCTGCTGCCTCTCGTCATCCTCACCGGCGTCTTCGTCGCCGCCGCGGTCCTTGCCGCCGACTGGCCCGCGAACAGTGCCCGCTTTCCGGTCATGACCGGCACTCCCGGCGCGGTCCTGGCCGTGGCGGCCCTGGCTGTCGCGTTGCGCCATCTGCAGGCCGATCGCGCCGCGGGCAGGGGGCTCGGCACGCCGCCCCAGCCGCTCGGTCGTGTCCTGCATTTCGCCTTGTGGATGCTGGCCATCGTCGGCGTCACGATCCTTCTCGGTCAGCGTGTCGCCCTGCCGCTCTTCGCCGGACTCTATCTTCTGGTCTGGGGTGGGTATGGCTGGAAGGTCGCCGTTCCCTATGCGCTCGGCTGCCTTGCGGTCCTCATGCTGGTCTTCGATCAGGTCGTGGCCGTCAGCTGGTATCCGGCCTTGCTTCTGCGATAG
- a CDS encoding ABC transporter ATP-binding protein: MAVDLALDVRDLGKTFGGVKALDGLSFGIARGEVMGLIGPNGSGKSTTVNTLAGVFPATSGEIRLCGKPVHHLPEYARVQAGLTRTFQTASVFPEFTVREQVLLGAEPARTRRGVWSMLRSGARMEPELRRRLDEVLQLTGLADLADTRIEAVSAADQRFLMIATALAADPAVILLDEPAAGMVSHERDRLSDLILALGGRGHAVLVIEHHMSLIMKVCDRITVLNFGEKIAEGSPREIRSDQRVVDAYLGEAA; encoded by the coding sequence ATGGCGGTGGACCTTGCACTCGACGTTCGCGATCTCGGAAAGACGTTTGGCGGCGTGAAGGCGCTCGACGGCCTGTCCTTCGGCATCGCCCGGGGGGAGGTGATGGGACTGATCGGGCCGAATGGCAGCGGGAAGTCGACAACGGTGAACACGCTGGCCGGGGTCTTTCCCGCGACGTCGGGCGAAATCCGTCTGTGCGGCAAGCCGGTGCACCATCTGCCGGAATATGCCCGGGTGCAGGCCGGCCTCACGCGGACGTTCCAGACGGCGAGTGTCTTTCCCGAGTTTACCGTCCGCGAGCAGGTTCTGCTGGGCGCGGAGCCGGCGCGGACCAGGCGTGGCGTCTGGTCGATGCTCCGCTCCGGCGCGCGCATGGAGCCGGAATTGCGGCGTCGGCTCGACGAGGTCCTGCAGCTGACCGGGCTTGCCGATCTCGCCGATACCCGGATCGAGGCGGTCTCTGCCGCCGATCAGCGGTTCCTGATGATCGCCACGGCGCTGGCCGCCGATCCGGCGGTCATTCTTCTGGATGAGCCGGCGGCCGGCATGGTTTCGCATGAGCGCGACCGGTTGAGCGATCTCATTCTGGCGCTCGGGGGCCGCGGGCACGCGGTGCTGGTGATCGAGCATCACATGTCCCTGATCATGAAAGTGTGCGACCGCATCACGGTGCTCAATTTCGGAGAGAAGATCGCCGAAGGGTCGCCACGCGAGATCCGGTCCGATCAAAGGGTCGTCGACGCCTATCTCGGGGAGGCCGCGTGA